In the genome of Fretibacterium sp. OH1220_COT-178, one region contains:
- a CDS encoding ABC transporter permease subunit, with protein MIGNFIDRAGWPRIIIGLFLLGLFIAAPFVGVRIDTSLSDTLVRFGMNGVMVLAMIPMVQSGCGLNFGLPLGIIAGLLGATLSIELDIRGPLGFFAAILISMPIAAILGYFYGQLLNRVKGDEMMIATYVGFSSVAFMCIAWLLLPYRSPTMIWGYGGSGLRTTISVGDYWIHVLSNFLSFKIGHLFVPTGMFLFFGLMSFLVWLFMKSKTGTAMTAVGSNPEFARASGVNVDRMRTISVILSTMLGAVGILVYEQSFGFIQLYMGPFYMALPAVAAILLGGASVNKASILNVVVGTFLFQGILTMTPSVINSVLQTDMSEVIRIIVSNGMILYALTRKVRVKR; from the coding sequence ATGATCGGAAACTTTATCGACAGGGCCGGATGGCCGCGGATCATCATCGGCCTGTTTCTGCTGGGGCTCTTCATCGCGGCCCCGTTCGTCGGGGTGCGGATCGACACGTCGCTGTCCGACACGCTGGTCCGCTTCGGGATGAACGGCGTCATGGTCCTGGCCATGATCCCGATGGTCCAGTCGGGCTGCGGCCTGAACTTCGGTCTGCCCCTGGGCATCATCGCGGGGCTGCTGGGCGCCACGCTGTCCATCGAGCTCGACATCCGCGGCCCCCTGGGCTTTTTCGCCGCCATCCTGATCTCCATGCCCATCGCCGCAATCCTGGGCTACTTCTACGGCCAGCTCCTGAACCGGGTCAAGGGCGACGAGATGATGATCGCGACCTACGTCGGCTTCTCGTCCGTGGCCTTCATGTGCATCGCCTGGCTGCTGCTGCCGTACAGGAGTCCCACCATGATCTGGGGGTACGGGGGCTCGGGGCTGCGCACCACGATCAGTGTGGGCGACTATTGGATTCACGTCCTGAGCAATTTCCTCTCCTTCAAGATCGGGCACCTCTTCGTCCCGACGGGAATGTTCCTCTTCTTCGGCCTGATGAGCTTTCTGGTGTGGCTCTTCATGAAGAGCAAGACGGGGACGGCGATGACGGCGGTAGGCTCCAACCCCGAGTTCGCCCGGGCCTCCGGGGTGAACGTCGACCGCATGAGGACCATCTCGGTCATCCTCTCCACCATGCTGGGGGCCGTCGGCATCCTGGTGTACGAGCAGAGCTTCGGCTTCATCCAGCTCTACATGGGGCCCTTCTACATGGCGCTTCCGGCCGTGGCGGCCATCCTGCTGGGCGGGGCCTCGGTCAACAAGGCCTCCATCCTCAACGTCGTCGTGGGGACCTTCCTCTTCCAGGGGATCCTCACCATGACGCCCTCCGTCATCAACAGCGTGCTGCAGACGGACATGTCGGAGGTCATCAGGATCATCGTCAGCAACGGGATGATCCTCTACGCCCTGACGAGAAAGGTGCGGGTGAAACGATGA
- a CDS encoding peptidylprolyl isomerase produces the protein MVDMMQRLRTQMRWIMLLIVVAFLLSTFLMYEGRGRRGPQRAPDGSMADYEVAEINGKPLMRSELEQRLRGYLESYGQRGMASLDMPAIYKSLLDQYAFELQLAQEVRDRGIEVSDAEAEQAMKDYADQVFPTREAFFQSLERSGIKVEDYRKGIARQMANERLLRSAIGEVVVSEDEAVQFYDTMKPLLYRQPEGFKVYLAQFSNAGAAESLRGQLVGGESWEQATSGDALASKDVISVTAEAIFLPESAFDSGALSLMKSLDVGQVSPVFELSSDDFAVGLKSERVAERTTPYDEVSADIRVLLRQQKERQSLDAFEKEVLARAKVVIHDPSLFAANASADVSEGRAPAALSSGDAASPDKAPE, from the coding sequence ATGGTGGATATGATGCAGCGGTTGAGGACGCAGATGCGTTGGATCATGCTCTTGATTGTGGTGGCCTTCCTGCTCTCGACGTTTCTCATGTACGAGGGGCGCGGTCGGCGCGGGCCGCAGCGCGCGCCCGACGGTTCGATGGCCGACTACGAGGTGGCCGAGATCAACGGGAAGCCGCTGATGCGGTCCGAGCTGGAGCAGAGGCTGAGGGGCTACCTGGAAAGCTATGGACAGCGCGGGATGGCGTCCCTGGACATGCCCGCCATCTACAAGTCCCTGCTGGACCAGTATGCGTTCGAGCTCCAGCTGGCTCAGGAGGTCCGGGATCGCGGGATAGAGGTCTCGGACGCCGAGGCCGAACAGGCGATGAAGGATTACGCCGACCAGGTGTTCCCGACGCGGGAGGCCTTCTTCCAATCCCTGGAGCGCTCGGGGATAAAGGTCGAGGACTACAGGAAGGGCATAGCCCGTCAGATGGCCAACGAGCGGCTTCTGCGCTCCGCCATCGGCGAGGTGGTCGTCAGCGAGGACGAGGCGGTGCAGTTCTACGACACGATGAAACCGCTGCTCTACCGGCAGCCCGAGGGCTTCAAGGTCTATCTGGCCCAGTTCTCGAACGCGGGGGCGGCCGAGTCCCTTCGGGGGCAGCTGGTCGGAGGGGAGAGCTGGGAGCAGGCGACCTCCGGCGATGCCCTGGCCTCCAAGGACGTGATCAGCGTGACCGCCGAGGCGATCTTCCTGCCCGAGAGCGCCTTCGATTCGGGGGCCCTGTCCTTGATGAAGTCCCTGGACGTCGGCCAGGTCAGCCCGGTCTTCGAGCTGTCGAGCGACGACTTCGCCGTGGGGCTCAAGAGCGAGAGGGTCGCGGAGCGGACCACGCCCTACGATGAGGTCAGCGCGGACATCCGCGTGCTCCTGCGGCAGCAGAAGGAGCGCCAGAGCCTGGATGCCTTCGAGAAGGAGGTGCTGGCCCGGGCGAAGGTCGTGATCCACGATCCGTCCCTCTTCGCTGCGAACGCGTCCGCCGACGTCTCCGAGGGGCGCGCCCCTGCGGCCCTTTCCTCGGGGGACGCCGCCTCGCCGGACAAGGCCCCCGAGTAG
- a CDS encoding ABC transporter permease, protein MNSPVRSLLKPILNNAVPLIFIAISAVAIPLSGFSASYLIQELLIRIGRNSFLILSLLIPIMAGMGLNFGMVLGAMAGQIGLILVSDWAIVGIPGVLLAMMIGTPIAVLLGLLCGHVLNRAKGQEMVTSYILGFFINGIYQLFVLYFMGWIIPIGNPSLVLSRGYGIRNAVSLLGVRGVLDNLIPLSFTLPFFSGTVKVPVATFLVIAVFCVFVVWFRRTKLGQDMRAIGQDMAVADSAGIPVNRTRVIAIVISTVLACYGQIIFLQNMGTLNTYNSHDQAGMFSIAALLIGGASVSRAGIANVFVGVVLFHLMFIVAPMAGKNLMGQAQIGEYFRVFVSYGIIAIALVLHAWKRNRDRAEARRSLRGPAGAGKEGA, encoded by the coding sequence ATGAACAGCCCGGTGCGCAGCCTTCTGAAGCCGATCCTCAACAACGCGGTGCCCCTCATCTTCATCGCGATATCGGCCGTGGCCATTCCCCTCTCGGGCTTCTCGGCCAGCTACCTGATCCAGGAGCTCCTGATCCGGATCGGGCGCAACTCCTTCCTCATCCTCTCCCTGCTGATCCCCATCATGGCGGGGATGGGCCTGAACTTCGGCATGGTGCTCGGCGCCATGGCGGGGCAGATCGGCCTGATCCTCGTCTCGGACTGGGCGATCGTCGGCATCCCCGGCGTTTTGCTCGCCATGATGATCGGGACGCCCATCGCCGTGCTCCTGGGTCTGCTCTGCGGCCATGTCCTGAATCGGGCCAAGGGGCAGGAGATGGTCACCTCCTACATCCTGGGCTTCTTCATCAACGGCATCTACCAGCTCTTCGTCCTCTATTTCATGGGGTGGATCATCCCGATCGGCAATCCCTCCCTCGTGCTCTCCCGAGGATACGGCATCCGAAACGCCGTGAGCCTCCTGGGGGTCCGCGGCGTTCTGGACAACCTGATCCCGTTATCCTTCACGCTGCCGTTCTTCTCGGGGACCGTCAAGGTGCCGGTGGCGACCTTCCTGGTCATCGCGGTCTTCTGCGTCTTCGTCGTCTGGTTCCGCAGGACCAAGCTGGGCCAGGACATGCGCGCCATCGGCCAGGACATGGCGGTCGCCGACTCCGCGGGGATCCCGGTCAACCGCACCCGGGTCATCGCCATCGTCATCTCCACGGTGCTGGCCTGCTACGGGCAGATCATCTTCCTCCAGAACATGGGGACCCTGAACACCTACAACAGCCACGACCAGGCCGGGATGTTCTCGATCGCGGCGCTCCTCATCGGCGGGGCCAGCGTCTCCCGCGCCGGCATCGCGAACGTCTTCGTGGGGGTGGTGCTCTTCCACCTCATGTTCATCGTCGCCCCCATGGCGGGCAAGAACCTCATGGGGCAGGCGCAGATCGGGGAGTACTTCCGCGTCTTCGTGTCCTACGGGATCATCGCCATCGCGCTGGTGCTCCACGCCTGGAAGCGGAACCGGGACAGGGCCGAGGCGCGCCGAAGCCTGCGCGGCCCCGCCGGGGCCGGAAAGGAGGGAGCGTGA
- the upp gene encoding uracil phosphoribosyltransferase, producing the protein MNIAVGCDHAGFVLKSAVTDYLGQRPGVELLDFGTHSEDRVDYPDVALEVGRAVSDGRAACGVLLCGTGIGMAIAANKIGGVRAAACNDVESARMAKAHNDLNVIALGGRVIGTGQVPDILEAWLSTPFEGDRHLVRINKIAAAETATLSAELSSGGRVVVFNHPLVQHKVGIIRDKDTSVKEFRELVQEIAGLMVYEITRNLPLTEVRVETPLAVTTARTLEGKKLAILPVLRAGLGMVDGILQLVPNAKVGHIGLYRDPETLLPVEYYCKLPQDIEEREIFVLDPMLATGGSAAAAISLVKGRGGQKISLVCLIAAPEGIARVHEEHPEVDIFIAALDSHLNDHGYIVPGLGDAGDRLFGTK; encoded by the coding sequence ATGAACATAGCCGTTGGATGCGATCATGCCGGTTTCGTTCTGAAGTCCGCCGTGACGGACTACCTCGGGCAGCGTCCGGGAGTCGAGCTCCTGGATTTCGGGACCCATTCCGAGGATCGGGTCGACTATCCCGATGTGGCTCTCGAGGTGGGCCGGGCCGTCTCGGACGGTCGCGCCGCCTGCGGGGTGCTGCTCTGCGGGACGGGCATCGGCATGGCGATAGCGGCCAACAAGATTGGGGGCGTGCGGGCCGCGGCCTGCAACGACGTCGAGAGTGCCCGCATGGCCAAGGCCCACAACGACCTCAACGTGATCGCGCTCGGAGGTCGGGTCATCGGGACCGGGCAGGTCCCCGACATTCTCGAGGCGTGGCTCTCGACCCCCTTCGAGGGGGACCGCCACCTCGTGCGCATCAACAAGATCGCGGCGGCGGAGACGGCGACCCTCTCCGCGGAGCTCTCCTCCGGGGGGCGCGTGGTCGTGTTCAACCATCCCCTGGTCCAGCACAAGGTCGGGATCATCCGGGACAAGGACACCAGCGTCAAGGAGTTTCGCGAGCTGGTTCAGGAGATCGCGGGGCTGATGGTCTACGAGATCACCCGCAATCTTCCCCTGACCGAGGTGCGGGTGGAGACGCCTCTGGCGGTGACGACGGCTCGGACCCTGGAGGGCAAGAAGCTGGCCATCCTCCCCGTCCTGAGGGCGGGGCTGGGCATGGTGGACGGAATCCTTCAGCTGGTCCCGAACGCCAAGGTCGGACACATCGGCCTTTACAGGGATCCCGAGACGCTGCTGCCGGTGGAATACTACTGCAAGCTTCCGCAGGACATCGAGGAGCGCGAGATTTTCGTCCTCGACCCGATGCTGGCGACCGGGGGATCGGCCGCCGCGGCCATCTCCCTCGTCAAGGGCCGCGGGGGGCAGAAGATCTCCCTGGTGTGCCTCATCGCGGCTCCGGAGGGCATCGCACGCGTCCACGAGGAGCACCCCGAGGTCGACATCTTCATCGCGGCGCTGGACAGCCACCTGAACGACCACGGCTATATCGTCCCGGGGCTCGGGGATGCGGGGGACCGGCTCTTCGGGACGAAATAG
- a CDS encoding acyl-CoA carboxylase subunit beta, with translation MGFRTIEELCEELKAKRVSVLAGGGEKAVAKQKAKGKGTARERIDQLLDPGSFVEIDEYVTHRCVNFGLDKSKPLGDGVVTGWGTIEGRKVFVFSQDFTVLGGSLGEKHADKICKVMDLAMEMGCPVIGLNDSGGARIQEAVDALNGYGKIFYRNTLASGVIPQFSVIMGPTAGGAVYSPALTDFIFMVDKTGIMHITGPAVIKAVTGEEVSSEELGGATAHNTKSGNAHFMAASEQECFAQIRKVLSYLPLNNLEDAPCKETTDSVERADLGLRAAVPTNPNKGYDVRDVLVRVLDDGEFTEVQPGWAQNILTGYGRIGGRAVGIIANQAKVMAGCLDINASDKASRFIRHCDAFNLPIVTFVDVPGYLPGVTQEHNGIIRHGAKLLYAYSEATVPLLTVILRKAYGGAYLAMSSKSLGADMVLAWPQAEIAVMGAEGAANIVFKKDIDASSDPAATRLEKIEEYRKAFATPYVAAERGLVDRVIMPEETRRELWLALCGMESKRVGRPSKKHGVIPH, from the coding sequence ATGGGATTCCGCACTATCGAGGAGCTTTGTGAGGAGCTCAAGGCAAAGCGCGTATCCGTCCTCGCCGGCGGCGGGGAGAAGGCCGTCGCCAAGCAGAAGGCCAAGGGAAAGGGGACGGCCCGGGAGAGGATCGACCAGCTTCTGGATCCGGGCTCCTTTGTGGAGATCGACGAGTACGTGACGCACCGCTGCGTCAACTTCGGCCTGGATAAGTCCAAGCCGCTGGGGGACGGGGTGGTCACCGGATGGGGGACCATCGAGGGCCGAAAGGTCTTCGTCTTCAGCCAGGACTTTACCGTTCTGGGCGGGTCGCTCGGCGAGAAGCACGCCGACAAGATCTGCAAGGTCATGGACCTGGCCATGGAGATGGGCTGCCCGGTCATCGGCCTCAACGACTCCGGCGGCGCCCGCATCCAGGAGGCCGTCGACGCCCTGAACGGCTACGGCAAGATCTTCTATCGCAACACCCTCGCCAGCGGGGTGATCCCGCAGTTCTCCGTCATCATGGGGCCCACGGCGGGTGGCGCGGTCTACAGCCCCGCCCTGACGGACTTCATCTTCATGGTGGACAAGACGGGCATCATGCACATCACCGGCCCGGCCGTCATCAAGGCCGTCACGGGCGAGGAGGTCTCGAGCGAGGAGCTGGGCGGGGCCACGGCCCACAACACCAAGAGCGGCAACGCGCATTTCATGGCGGCCTCGGAGCAGGAGTGCTTTGCGCAGATTCGCAAGGTCCTGTCCTACCTGCCCCTGAACAACCTGGAGGACGCGCCCTGCAAGGAGACGACGGACAGCGTGGAGCGCGCCGACCTCGGCCTGCGCGCGGCGGTTCCCACGAACCCCAACAAGGGGTACGACGTGCGGGACGTGCTCGTCCGCGTCCTGGACGACGGGGAGTTCACCGAGGTCCAGCCGGGCTGGGCCCAGAACATCCTGACCGGTTACGGCCGCATCGGCGGGCGCGCCGTCGGGATCATCGCCAATCAGGCCAAGGTCATGGCCGGCTGCCTGGACATCAACGCCTCCGACAAGGCCAGCCGCTTCATCCGCCACTGTGACGCCTTCAACCTGCCGATCGTGACCTTCGTGGACGTCCCCGGGTACCTTCCGGGCGTCACCCAGGAGCACAACGGCATCATCCGCCACGGGGCCAAGCTCCTCTACGCCTACAGCGAGGCCACGGTGCCCCTCCTTACGGTCATCCTCCGCAAGGCCTACGGCGGCGCCTATCTGGCCATGAGCAGCAAGTCCCTGGGAGCCGACATGGTCCTGGCCTGGCCCCAGGCGGAGATCGCGGTCATGGGGGCCGAGGGCGCGGCGAACATCGTGTTCAAGAAGGACATCGACGCCTCGTCGGATCCTGCGGCCACCCGTCTCGAGAAGATCGAGGAGTACCGGAAGGCCTTTGCCACTCCCTACGTGGCCGCCGAACGGGGCCTGGTGGACCGCGTCATCATGCCGGAGGAGACGCGCCGGGAGCTTTGGCTCGCCCTGTGCGGCATGGAGAGCAAGCGGGTCGGACGCCCGAGCAAAAAGCATGGCGTCATCCCGCACTGA
- a CDS encoding sugar ABC transporter ATP-binding protein, translating to MVLSDTPLLKLENIGKEYYGNRVLSNVSFSLHSGEILGLVGENGAGKSTLMNILFGMPVIAATGGYEGTITMDGRVVRFGSPFQALEAGIGMVHQEFSLIPGFTAAENILLNREVLNKSLLEHVFSERMSTLDRDAMRERAGRAIRTLGVDIGVDTIVAEMPVGYKQFIEIAREIDRSRTRLLFLDEPTAVLTETEAQILIAALKKLARSGIGIIFISHRLHEVKELCDRIVVLRDGEVIREADAKTASVRDIASWMVGRQVDEHKGRRRERVRSDSVALAVEHLWVDMPGETVRDVSFEVRKGEIFGIGGLAGHGKLGIPNGIMGLYPSGGAVELFGRSIPLNIPRKALDSRMAFVSEDRRGVGLLLDERIDWNITFTAMQVQNRFLKRIPGLGIRLRDDRAISREAERYIDALEIKCTGPGQRAAELSGGNQQKICLAKAFVLQPEVLLVCEPTRGIDIGAKELVLDTLRRYNEEHGTTIVVTSSELEELRAICDRIAIVGEGRIAGVLPAESPAEEFGLLMMGSK from the coding sequence ATGGTATTGTCCGATACGCCCCTGCTGAAACTGGAAAATATAGGTAAGGAATATTACGGAAACAGGGTGCTCTCGAACGTCAGCTTCTCCCTGCATTCCGGCGAAATCCTGGGGCTGGTGGGAGAAAACGGCGCGGGAAAGTCCACGCTCATGAACATCCTGTTCGGGATGCCCGTGATCGCCGCCACGGGCGGCTACGAGGGAACGATCACCATGGACGGCCGCGTCGTCCGTTTCGGGTCCCCGTTTCAGGCCCTCGAGGCCGGAATCGGGATGGTGCACCAGGAGTTCTCCCTCATCCCGGGCTTCACGGCGGCCGAGAACATCCTGCTCAACCGCGAGGTGCTCAACAAGTCCCTCCTGGAGCACGTCTTCAGCGAGCGCATGTCCACCCTGGACCGGGATGCGATGCGGGAGCGGGCCGGAAGGGCCATTCGCACCCTCGGCGTGGACATCGGGGTCGACACGATCGTCGCGGAGATGCCCGTGGGCTACAAGCAGTTCATCGAGATCGCCCGGGAGATCGACCGCAGCCGGACCCGGCTTCTCTTTCTGGACGAGCCCACGGCCGTCCTGACGGAGACCGAGGCCCAGATCCTGATCGCCGCCCTCAAGAAGCTGGCCCGGAGCGGCATCGGGATCATCTTCATCTCGCACCGCCTGCACGAGGTCAAGGAGCTGTGCGACCGTATCGTCGTCCTTCGGGACGGGGAGGTGATCCGCGAGGCGGACGCCAAGACCGCCTCGGTACGGGACATCGCCTCCTGGATGGTGGGGCGTCAGGTGGACGAGCACAAGGGCCGGAGGCGCGAGCGCGTCCGTTCGGATTCCGTGGCCCTGGCCGTGGAGCACCTTTGGGTCGATATGCCCGGAGAGACCGTGCGCGACGTCTCCTTCGAGGTCCGCAAGGGCGAGATCTTCGGCATCGGCGGCCTGGCGGGGCACGGAAAGCTCGGAATCCCCAACGGCATCATGGGGCTCTACCCCTCGGGCGGAGCGGTGGAGCTCTTCGGCCGCTCCATCCCCCTGAACATACCCCGAAAGGCCCTGGACAGCCGCATGGCCTTCGTATCGGAGGACCGGCGCGGGGTGGGACTGCTCCTGGACGAACGCATCGACTGGAACATCACCTTCACCGCCATGCAGGTGCAGAACCGCTTCCTGAAGCGCATTCCGGGGCTGGGGATCCGGCTCCGGGACGACCGTGCCATCAGCCGCGAGGCCGAGCGGTACATCGACGCGCTGGAGATCAAGTGCACGGGGCCCGGCCAGCGGGCGGCGGAGCTGTCGGGAGGGAACCAGCAGAAGATCTGCCTGGCCAAGGCCTTTGTGCTTCAGCCCGAGGTCCTGCTGGTGTGTGAGCCCACGCGGGGCATCGACATCGGAGCCAAGGAGCTGGTGCTCGATACCCTCAGACGCTACAACGAGGAGCATGGGACGACGATCGTCGTCACCTCCTCCGAGCTTGAGGAGCTGCGCGCCATCTGCGACCGTATTGCCATCGTGGGCGAGGGCCGCATTGCGGGCGTGCTCCCCGCCGAGAGCCCGGCCGAGGAGTTCGGCCTCCTGATGATGGGCTCGAAATAG
- a CDS encoding OadG family transporter subunit — MVPAAATEAFEGVSGSVIVSITAFTIVFIVLLGLTAVIYAIKIFAGENSASNGKASAVPAPAPSQAPAPVSVASATPSGCESTRVVAAITAAILAATGGRGRVLSVVPEETRGPGSRWTRTWRTAALIEQVGNRLNRSWKH, encoded by the coding sequence ATGGTTCCCGCTGCGGCCACTGAAGCTTTCGAGGGGGTCTCCGGTTCCGTCATCGTCAGCATCACGGCCTTCACCATCGTATTCATCGTCCTGCTGGGCCTGACGGCCGTGATCTATGCCATCAAGATCTTCGCGGGCGAGAACTCCGCCTCGAACGGCAAGGCCTCCGCCGTCCCGGCGCCCGCCCCGTCCCAGGCACCCGCCCCTGTATCCGTCGCCTCTGCGACCCCGAGCGGGTGCGAGAGCACGAGGGTCGTCGCCGCCATCACGGCGGCCATACTCGCGGCGACGGGCGGCCGGGGCAGGGTTCTCTCCGTCGTCCCCGAGGAGACGAGGGGGCCGGGGTCCCGATGGACGCGCACCTGGAGGACCGCCGCCCTGATCGAGCAGGTCGGCAATCGCCTGAACCGTTCCTGGAAGCACTAG
- a CDS encoding DUF3798 domain-containing protein: MRKFVLLALLSAFAFAGAAGAAGAADEAAFHIGIVTGTVSQSEDDLRGAELMIQKYGNAAEGGMVTHITYPDNFMSEMETTISQLVGLADDPKMKVIVVNQAIPGTTEGFRRVREKRPDILLFAGEAHEDPGVITTAADIAINADNISRGYTIPLGAQKMGAKTFVHISFPRHMSYETLGRRRAIMEAACKDLGINFVFETAPDPTSDVGVAGAQQFILEKMPAWLEKYGKDTAFFCTNDAHTEPLLKRIAEQGGYFVEADLPSPLMGYPGALGIDLSKEKGDWPAILKKVEESVVKAGGGERMGTWAYSYGYTNSAALAEFGKRIVEGKAKLGNMKDLIACYNEFTPGAKWNASYYTDAGTGVRNKKFVLVQQDTYVFGKGYLNVAETEVPEKYFKIGK; encoded by the coding sequence GTGAGGAAGTTTGTGCTGTTGGCGCTGCTGTCGGCCTTTGCGTTCGCGGGGGCCGCGGGGGCCGCGGGGGCGGCGGACGAGGCCGCCTTTCATATCGGGATCGTGACGGGCACCGTGTCCCAGAGCGAGGACGATCTGCGCGGGGCGGAGCTGATGATCCAGAAGTACGGAAATGCGGCCGAGGGCGGAATGGTCACGCACATCACCTACCCCGACAACTTCATGTCCGAGATGGAGACGACCATCAGCCAGCTGGTGGGGCTGGCCGACGATCCCAAGATGAAGGTGATCGTGGTCAACCAGGCCATCCCCGGGACCACCGAGGGCTTCCGCCGCGTGCGGGAGAAGCGTCCCGACATCCTTCTCTTCGCCGGCGAGGCGCACGAGGATCCGGGCGTCATCACGACGGCCGCGGACATCGCCATCAATGCGGACAACATCAGCCGCGGCTACACGATTCCCCTCGGGGCCCAGAAGATGGGGGCCAAGACCTTCGTGCACATCTCCTTCCCGCGCCACATGAGCTACGAGACGCTGGGCCGCCGCCGTGCCATCATGGAGGCCGCGTGCAAGGATCTGGGCATCAACTTCGTGTTCGAGACGGCTCCGGATCCGACCAGCGACGTGGGGGTCGCCGGAGCGCAGCAGTTCATCCTCGAGAAGATGCCCGCGTGGCTGGAGAAGTACGGCAAGGACACGGCGTTCTTCTGCACCAACGACGCGCACACGGAGCCCCTGCTGAAGCGCATCGCCGAGCAGGGCGGCTATTTCGTCGAGGCGGACCTTCCCTCGCCCCTGATGGGCTATCCCGGCGCGCTGGGGATCGACCTCTCCAAGGAGAAGGGCGACTGGCCGGCGATTCTGAAGAAGGTCGAGGAGTCCGTGGTGAAGGCCGGGGGCGGCGAGCGCATGGGGACGTGGGCCTACTCCTACGGCTACACCAACAGCGCGGCGCTGGCCGAGTTCGGCAAGCGCATCGTCGAGGGCAAGGCCAAGCTGGGCAACATGAAGGACCTCATCGCCTGCTACAACGAGTTCACCCCGGGCGCCAAATGGAACGCCAGCTACTACACGGACGCGGGGACCGGCGTGCGCAACAAGAAATTCGTCCTCGTCCAGCAGGACACCTACGTGTTCGGCAAGGGGTACCTGAATGTGGCCGAGACCGAGGTGCCCGAGAAGTACTTCAAGATCGGCAAGTAG
- a CDS encoding DUF6672 family protein, which translates to MRVLQRTVVLLALIALGVGLFYMGREHQVFLDNRTIEAGGATFRALEQVNVSVNGGEPIELLERDRDVVRTVGPTLSVRVEVLDSMGGDVERTVDLVLRPGFRRDLMLSLPLVAAGRDDFVLPPPTAQQTAPEAEPAPPPEEGISPPAAELPPPGTAPEETRPAGKP; encoded by the coding sequence ATGCGCGTCCTTCAGAGGACCGTCGTGCTGCTGGCCCTGATCGCTCTCGGGGTGGGGCTCTTCTACATGGGGCGGGAGCATCAGGTGTTCCTCGACAACAGGACGATCGAGGCGGGCGGGGCCACCTTCAGGGCCCTGGAGCAGGTCAACGTCAGCGTGAACGGGGGCGAGCCCATCGAGCTCCTGGAGCGCGACCGGGACGTGGTCCGGACGGTGGGGCCCACGCTCTCGGTCCGGGTGGAGGTCCTGGACTCCATGGGCGGCGACGTCGAGCGGACGGTCGACCTCGTGCTCAGGCCCGGGTTCCGGAGGGATCTGATGCTCAGCCTTCCTCTGGTGGCCGCGGGCCGGGACGATTTCGTCCTGCCGCCCCCCACGGCGCAGCAAACCGCTCCGGAGGCGGAACCCGCGCCTCCGCCCGAGGAGGGGATTTCGCCTCCGGCCGCGGAGCTCCCCCCTCCGGGGACCGCCCCCGAGGAGACGCGGCCCGCCGGGAAGCCCTGA
- a CDS encoding biotin/lipoyl-containing protein, translating to MDGTAYVVEVEDLGAAPASAPVAPAPAAVSAPVAAPVPAPAPAAPAAPKPAAPVSAGSSTITAPMPGKVLDVKVSVGGAVKNGDLVLLLEAMKMENEIFAPADGTVAEVRVRGGDSVNTGDVLVVLS from the coding sequence GTGGATGGTACCGCGTACGTCGTCGAGGTGGAGGATCTGGGCGCGGCTCCCGCGAGTGCGCCCGTTGCTCCGGCTCCCGCAGCGGTATCGGCTCCCGTTGCCGCCCCAGTGCCCGCTCCCGCCCCTGCGGCGCCCGCAGCTCCGAAGCCGGCGGCGCCGGTGTCGGCCGGAAGCTCCACCATCACGGCGCCCATGCCGGGCAAGGTCCTCGACGTCAAGGTCTCGGTCGGCGGTGCCGTCAAGAACGGCGATCTCGTCCTGCTCCTCGAGGCGATGAAGATGGAGAACGAGATCTTCGCCCCGGCCGACGGCACGGTCGCGGAGGTCCGGGTGCGGGGCGGGGACTCCGTCAATACGGGAGACGTCCTGGTCGTCCTCTCCTGA